The window gttattaaaaaaatatatgtaaccTAACCACACAGAAAAACAGACAGGAAACTTCCTTTACTCCACTTTATGTCCCATCCTCAACCCTTTCTCTAACATCAGCGTCACTCCTCCCTgcccatcaaaaaaaaaaaataaaataaaaaaaaaataaataaataaataaataaaaaaaaaagaaaaaaaccctgaTAAAAACAATGATTTCCTCATGACATTCAAAACACAGCAATCACTTGAAATGGACATGGCAAAAGTGATGGTAGGGTGGAGACAACATtgagaaaatgattgacaaatgatttcatggagaaaagaaaagaacggACAACACAGAGCGGCGTCCAGTCGCTACTTACCATGTCCTGTTCTACCCTCATGTTTCATTTAATCCCTTTGTACTACCCtcataataagaaaaaaaaacatctctCATATGTACTTGTGGAAAGTCTGTACTAATCTCTCCAGTAACATTGTTGCCTCTCAAACCACACTCTCACGGTTCTCTGAACTAActctgtacactgtatgtgtggTAGCCAAGTAGGGCTTCAGATGGCATTGTGGTACCACCCTGCCATGCTAAAAGACTTCCTGCTTTGAATGgtaaatttacattgtacagtacatgtaaagTCTGTTGTTGTTACTGGAAGAGAATTACTGTACATGCCGAATATCCggcggttgagaatgataagggcgttaagttgccaataaacccatagtgttcgagacaacttaacgcccttctcattttCACAGACTTATGGTAGTGTAGCagcatttttgtaaatgtaaaacaaacaaaattgtccTTGTGACACAAGGCATGGAAAAGAAGTTCAAGATAATCCATCTTACTTGGTCTGTTAAAACTTTCTTCAAAGGTGTCAATTGCCGGCCCCTGGATAGAGTCTGTCGAGGGTTTTGTACCATGTAAACATCGCTGGTCCCTGAAACAAAACAGGAAAGCAGATAGCATATTGGAATTAAATAGCTGAGATATATGTACAGTATTACATCTCTATTACAATAAAAAGTGTGGCTGTGGTATTCAGGAGTGTAGAGTCTGTGACGTCACACCTCAGTGTTCAAATGAATTGGCAATATCATTATCTGGTAAATGCTACAATTAATTTGTGTTGTTCAATTCTTTTAAATcatcaatttctaatttctGATTAACATGCAAATACAGGTCAAGATCTCATTTTAGACTATCAGCTACTGATCAAAAGCATTGAGAGGCTAATTTTGAGATTGCACATCTATTCTCACATAATAAACAATTGCATGTCATGAAAACTTTAAACAGCACTTCAATTCTTATATATTCTATTGTTTTGAGAAACTGTTATGTATTTGTCTTatctttttacttttgattttttccttgttttgtcaCAGaccacttttcttgcataattagtatatcaaaatcagtcaaTCTATGTGATTACTAGGAAGAgaaatcaggtttttatgaatttcatgacagagcactgtttccATAGGagatgtacacaaaatcacaaaattgtgtcCATTTTGGGGTGACATGCATTTACAAAAATGGGCATGGCTTCATAACAGTATGCACGcacattgcaaatttggtctccaAAGTAGTGcgagacttgaaaaaaaaaaagtcaagaagCATCATGACGAGGCTTTCTCGCGTTGCATGaaatatcggggggggggggggggaagatccctcccccttccccttaaCATGTAACCCAATGTATTGAGTCAAGTCACTCACTGCAAAGCAGAATCCAAACATAGTTTGTCGCAAGGTGCGGATGCCGTCATAATCCTCCCAGCCTTTTCTTTCGATCAGCTCTTGTGAGATGAGATCCGATATCATGAAGAGAGAACCTGTCCCATGTGATGAACAAAAGTATCAAAATTTCTGTATCATATCCAGTTtgtccccaaaaaattacaaatcagATTTTGTGCAATGATAACCTTAAAAGTAGTGAATCAATCAAAATGCTTTTCAGGAATGACTTGCAACTACAACTATTACCTACATcctgcagaaaaccccattcgattctATTCAGTGGTCAGAGAGAAATGTGAATCTTTGTACAGCATATTGTATATGTCAGAAGTATCTTCCCTCCAATTTTTGCAAGGATATGCATTGTCCATTGTGTTACTGCCCTACAAATACCAAATTGTTCATTGTTCTCTCACAGAAATCTCTTTTGAAAAGTAACTTGCTTGTTTCTATTCATTTTCAGCTGAAGAAATTAAAAATGAATTACATCAAAAGGATGcatattttttcaattttgccAAAATGTTAAAGgtgtgaaataatgataaaagaaagatatatcagtTCATATAATagcatttaattttttttttttttttttttttttttttttactcaaatagcatttacattttcaacTCATAGCACTAGAATTGTTTTAAATAATTTGGAAAGTTATCAATGTTGAAATTCTAAACgtaattttttggggacatactatATTTGTAGTCagtcatcaaaaaaaaaaaaaaatcagaacaatGCATTTAACATGGAAAGTAATCTATGTGATGCTTCCTTTGACAATCTTACAAAGCAGAATGGTCATTAAAGTTACGTGTGTACATACTGGTGCATTGTATGTTAtcaattatcattttgataGTTAGCATGGAAAATGACCCATTTAActgactgcattttttttttttaaagggaaggtattCGTACGCCTGGGCTCATTGTTATCCATATCacacattgtattttgtataaaacaattaatttgaataaagcAAGCAGATTTTGTTACTGGACAAGAGCAAAGAGATCTGCATGCAGCTGCTCTTCCAGAATCAACACTCTGCCACAGTCAGATATTGGAGATGTATCAACTGTGGCCAGAGCTTTCAAGATAACTATTCCCTCAGTGCTTCTAATGTCTGCATTACACAAGCAAGTGCCTGGTGTTACATTTTTAtcatacatgcacatttttgtacattcataattatgtgtacATGAATGTATGTCCTTGCAAGCTTGTGTGTTGGATCTGAGCATCACCATACCTTGTTATATATGCCCATGGATATAGTTCGTGTGAAAATTGCTTCTGCtgctgctgtgtgtgtgtgtgtgtgtgtgtgtgtgtctgtctgtctgtctgtctgtcgttACTCTCTATGTCTGCAGGGTGTGAGAGAGAGCTTACCTGATGTGACAGCTGTGTTCGAAGGGGATACTTGTGCAGAAGTCTGAGGTAGGCCCTCCATGCTGAAGCCATCccagagtgcaggtacacacgCGCGTTCGATACTCGTCAGGTCTCCCCAGCGATGAAAACGTTCGGCTGAAAATCCTATGAAGAGCGCAGTGGATACTGAAGACACTCCAGAATGACGAAAAGGCAACCTATGGTAAGGACAAAACATCAGCAAGAGGGTAGAGAAACCAATTTACCTTTAGTAGTATAGATACAATGTTTGCATGTGGCTATACCTGCTCAAGGGACTTTGTATGGGAAAAAATTGCACCTTGCTGAGATGTGTCTTTCTAATCTTCCTTTTTGAAACAAGGCTCCTCAGTAAGTTTGATaaggtacatgtatcttttcACCCTCTTGTCCTACTCATGACACTATGAGTAATATGTTTAATAAAATTCAACTTTCAGCCTTCTTCtcttaaaacaaggaaaagtagaaattacgcggtgcgtaatatatgtccccgccggaagtagcattttgtagcaaaatgtgcaatataggtaaaaaatcaaggtcaaaggtcaaagaagtcaaaggtcaaaattctgtgtaaaagttttgaagccctcacctagtgccatcacataaagcaaacggaatcaaaatcgggttagaaatggcgaaggagtagcattttatagccaatgtacaatacaggtcaaaatccaaggtcaaaggtcaaagaaggcaaaggtcaaattCTGCgtaagttttgaagccctcacctagtgccatcacataaagcaaacgaatcaaaatcgggttagaaacggcgaaggagtagcattttgtagccaatgtacaatacaggtcaaaaatcaaggtcaaaggtcaagaaggcaaaggtcaaaattctgtgtagaagttttgaagccctcacctagtgccatcacataagaaacggaatcgaaatcgggttagaaatggcgaaggagtagcattttgtagcaaattgtacaatataggtcaaaaatcaaggtcaaaggtcaaagaaggcaaaggtcaaaaattctgtgtaggagttttgaagccctcacctagtgccatcacataaagccaacggaatcgaaatcgggttagaaatggcgaaggagtagcttttgtagcaaaatgtacaatataggtcaaaatcaaggtcaaaggtcaaagaaggcaaaggtcaaaatctgtgtagaagttttgaagccctcactagtgccatcacataaagcaaactgaATCGAAAtagggttagaaatggcgaaggagtagcattttgtagcaaaatgtacaatataggtcaaaaatcaaggtcaaaggtcaaagaagtcaaaggtcaaaattctgtgtagaagtttgaagcctcacctagtgccatcatataaagcaaacggaatcaaaatcgggttagaaatggcagaaggagtagcattttgtagcaaatgtacaatataggtcaaaggtcaaggtcaaggtcacgactgaaattctgtgtagaagttttaaagctcccatgtagtgctatcatataaagcaacagaatcaaaattggctcataaatgacagagaagtagcaaatttgaagattttgatcacacacggacgcacgtgcacggacgcacggacggacacacggacggacgcacggacggacggacggacacacggacacacacacgtacggagcccatttcatagtcccctgctcgaactcgttcggcggggacaaaaatagTGCATCTCCAAAGTTCTAAGAAACAgaactttttcatcttcttcctttcttttgtcTGAAACAAGAAACCTCGTGTTTCTGGAAATTCCTTTGTGACGTTCTCTGCTGAAacaaggtaggcctacatgaacaGTACCTGACAGAGTCTAACTAAACCTTAAAGCATATTACATTGTAAAAGGAAGAGATTCCAATGACACTTTGCCATTCTGTAGCTAATAATGACAGAGAGTTTTGATGTATTCTCAATCATCCCCAAGTTGTTTGCATTCATAACAATGCATTCAGTATGTCTGTACAAATGCGCatacatcataattatgtacactgtattctgCAGAACATGTCAACGATAATTCTACCACAATTACAGCGCTACAATACATCTTGAATGTATTTATAAGGATTTTCCATAGAGGGTACTCAGtatttttttgaaacaaaagtTTTGAAACAGAGACAACAGTAATAGTATGGAGGtttaactacactgtataaaGCCAAAGAGCTAGTGTATGTTTACTTTGTAGCTGTTCCAGTATCATTGACTTTGATGGTCCGGTGTCACATTGAGATGTTTCATAGGAAATGTTTAAGACATAAATTACTACTGTAGATGTGATAAACTATGCAAAGGATGAAGGGGAATGTAGTCACATCATTTTGTTCCATAACATGTACTGAAGTGTAATGATAGCCTAACCATTTTTAAAgagttttttctcttttttttttctaatgcaaGGGCTACAAAATCATGAGATTCTTGTCGATGGtagatgattttctttttgttagaaACTCTTctttaatgaaaaaaacaacaacagcaacaaaccaTAAGTGGATAATAAAAGTCACATTGTACAAGTGATCCTTTTCATATCTGGATTCTAATGTGATTCTACTGTGTGTAGGTAGACACCTACACAATATAgtacctacatgtacactgtactacagTCTACACGTTGTACTTGTGTAGAACCGCTCTAGCGAGTACAAGTAACAATTTGTaaattgtaggcctactctgCAGCTCTGTTCTTTCCACATCACACTGACCTCAGATTGGGTTATTGCAATCAAGCTATGACCAGGAGCAGGAAATTACTCATTCTCAGATATGAACtgataaaaaatcattttaGGTGAAACTCACAAGGTTGAACTCTCATACATGAGTCGTAGCTCATAATGAGTGCAGAGCTAACTTAGACTAGATCTAGTTCTCGTTCTAGCTACATCTGATATCTGCACACCCACAATCACATTGCACTGGTGATGAACAAtgcaaaacaacgtaaaacaTGGGGCAATGTCGATCGTATTCATGTTAAAAACTCTTATGTTAGAATATGTAGACAATATGTTGATTGAACACACAGAGGGATTCATCTACattacagtactctccgcataatcgCCATCGGGTAGGCTCGggcagagcgtttcttaccTGATTAAGCGGAGACCCGATTAACAGAAGAacacgtctcattcacaattgacGCACACAATGTGTATGTAGTATGCATTTTACACTGCACCAAACACCTACAATGTTTAGATGTGGTAACAAGTGTGTTTGCACGGGACATTATACACACCTTCCAATAACACTTGTTCAGTCACGAGCAGTAATTTACAGTCTTTTATGGACAAATACGTCTTTAGAAAACTTTGTTGTTTGACTATGGACTCCTCGCTAACACGCAAGGGTTTTCCGAAATGAACACATCTTTTTGCGTGCACTATACAGTCACGTAGAACGTCGGGTTACTTTTCGAGAAGTGACTGGGGAATAGTAGATATGTTATGAAGATGGTGCATGGCCTGACTTTCGTTGCAAACTTCAAGGGAGGAGCGCAAGTGTGTTCAACTTCTGTCTGTCTATGCAGTTATGAGTGCCAGCTACATGACTAATGTTGTTTACGTGTTGCAAGtcggtatacatgtactggtgcatgtgttttcatgtttaatcactCTCCAAATGATCGGTCTTGTTTGCAAATTAAGTAGAGAATTAAGTagaaaattatcaccattaaagtctatggtacaaaattcctttataacgaacacggttatagcgaaatttccgttataacgaagtcttttccgagcgccacagacaaagaaaaacaaaagaaatgtgctccgttataacgaaatgcaaattgctttcgaaaatacgtagcagaaagagcatttatagcgtctctgcacatgggtgaacgcttcgggggcttcacaccactgtgtgttcgaTCCTtttgtcacgcacagtttctgaggggaacttgcgttttttattgtaatacagttatcccatcacatttcacatagcttttcAGTGTATGATGggtattcagcaaacataatatgatatacacAGTCTATACGTGgttccttgtttttgttatatattgtatttgttcggttgtaacgaaatttcgttataacgaaagaaaactgccggtcccgggcatttcgttataacgggagtgcactgtatatagtAGTGTCTAGACTTTCTGACCTTGGAAAGAGTTCCTTTTAATactgtatgtcccccccccccccactactcAACCCTAGTTTGCAAAGAATGGATAGATTGCTTTTtggggggctttttttttttttttttactaataaATGGACTAAATAAAGGCTTATGCCATTTATGGGAACACTTCCCATAGAGCTCTAAATTTATAAATTTATAACCTTTATTTAGtttaggcctaggcctaacgTTAAGGAAGCTCGAAGGGGAatagtgttttttgttttttttttgtgcaagttggtggggggggggggacataaggaAGGCGCCCATAAGGAACTCTTTCCCTAACCTTAGATGGTAGCCGCGGGTTGTAATTTTGTATAGGTTCTAGCTTCTCAGAATCTCAGATTAAATACGAACTTGAATTGATACAAGTTCGTATCTGGAATTGTGTCACAGTCACCATTTACTACGTGTGGGACTATACGCGGTTGGGCGCTTAAGACAGCTGCAGCGCAGCGCGGGGAAAAGTGTTTCACGAACATCATGTGTCATTTTTGTAATAATCTGAGTAGAATCACGTTTTTCTTACCTTACATGGAAAGTAGTGCTATCAGCCCGCCGTCCTGACTTATATTTGCTTGCTGTCACGTATTTTCAAACAGATGACAACAGTTCGCCGGTCCCAAACTGATAACTGCTGTTACTACTACATCATTGATTGAGGTCGAGGTGAATCGAGTGCAATATTCAGTGTCgatgtcattcattcattctccaTCA of the Diadema setosum chromosome 16, eeDiaSeto1, whole genome shotgun sequence genome contains:
- the LOC140239650 gene encoding LOW QUALITY PROTEIN: mitochondrial inner membrane protein Mpv17-like (The sequence of the model RefSeq protein was modified relative to this genomic sequence to represent the inferred CDS: inserted 2 bases in 2 codons) produces the protein MASAWRAYLRLLHKYPLRTQLSHQVSSLSHPADIESSLFMISDLISQELIERKGWEDYDGIRTLRQTMFGFCFAGPAMFTWYKTLDRLYPGAGXLTPLKKVLTDQTLFPPVFLVVYFSXCALTTGVELKAIPAKLKKDVPSTFMTGIKIWPPVQLMNFYLVPLHHRVLVTSIVSLFWNTYLSWKANAAKNK